Proteins co-encoded in one Sebastes fasciatus isolate fSebFas1 chromosome 11, fSebFas1.pri, whole genome shotgun sequence genomic window:
- the nedd8l gene encoding NEDD8: MLIKVKTLTGKEIEIDIEPTDKVERIKERVEEKEGIPPQQQRLIYSGKQMNDEKTAADYKIQGGSVLHLVLALRGGSTLHRPCIHLSSSS, from the exons ATGCTGATCAAAGTAAAG ACTCTCACTGGAAAAGAAATAGAGATCGACATTGAGCCCACAGACAAG GTGGAGCGAATTAAAGAAAGggtggaggagaaggaagggATCCCACCACAGCAACAGAGACTCATCTACAGTGGAAAACAGAT GAATGACGAGAAGACCGCTGCAGACTACAAGATCCAGGGAGGATCGGTGCTCCATCTTGTGTTGGCGCTAAGAGGCGGCTCAACGCTCCACAGGCCCTGCATACACCTCTCCTCCTCGTCATGA